One Pristiophorus japonicus isolate sPriJap1 chromosome 19, sPriJap1.hap1, whole genome shotgun sequence genomic window carries:
- the LOC139230562 gene encoding dynein axonemal light chain 4: MAETEGKKDDAESRRVQTFPIVRHCDMPEEMKVETMELCVTACEKFSANNETAAKMIKETMDKKFGASWHVVVGEGFGFEVTHEMKNILYMYFGGNMAVCVWKCT, encoded by the exons AtggcagagaccgagggtaagaaaGATGATGCAGAATCCAGGCGCGTTCAGACCTTCCCCATCGTCCGG CATTGTGATATGCCGGAGGAAATGAAAGTCGAGACAATGGAACTGTGCGTCACAGCTTGTGAGAAATTTTCGGCTAACAATGAG ACAGCAGCCAAAATGATCAAAGAGACAATGGACAAGAAGTTTGGAGCCTCGTGGCATGTAGTCGTCGGTGAAGGGTTTGGCTTTGAAGTCACTCACGAGATGAAGAACATTCTTTACATGTATTTCGGGGGCAACATGGCTGTGTGCGTGTGGAAGTGCACATAA